ATCTTTTGCGTGGCCGATGCCGATGACCCGGCGATTGAGATCATCCAACAATTAATGGCTGATTTTCCCCATCATGATATCAGCCTGAACATTGATCCGGCTATCCATGGCCCTAATTACAAAGTTTCCAATCTGATTAACGCATTTCCCAAAACAAAATATGACCTACTGATGATCTGCGACAGTGATATCAGGGTGGAGCCAACTTTTTTGCAATCTGTTACCACACATTTCAGCGGCCCGGGTGTTGGCCTGGTCACCTCCCCCTATCGCAGCTCAACCGTGCATGGTGCCATCACCGCCTTTGAGGCACTGGCCTTTACCTCTGAGATGGTTCCCAATGTGGTGACCGCCCTGAAATTGGAGGGGCTTTCCTTTGCCCTGGGGGCAGCCATGACCTTCCGCAGGCAGGCGCTGCAGGACATTGGCGGACTGGAGGCACTGGTGGAGTACCTGGCTGACGATTATCAGCTGGGCAACCAGATTCACCGGGCAGGCTGGCAGCTGGTGCTTGACCGTCAGTTCGTGGAAAGCATGCTGAAACCTGAAAGCCTGGCCACAATCTTTTCCCGCCAATTGCGCTGGGCCCGCACCATGCGGGTCAGCCGGCCTGGCGGCTATCTGGCATCAGGGATTACCCTGCCGGGTCTGGCAATCGTTGCAGCCCTCCTGAGCGGCCCGCCCCTCCTTGCCCTGTCTGCCATCAGTCTGCTCTATCTGGTTCGACTGACAGTCACCACCCTCTTCAGTCGTTATTACCTCCGTGACAACCTGCTCCCTGCCTGGGCCTGGCTGCTTCCCCTGAGAGACCTGCTGGCCTTCGGCACCTGGCTGCTGGCCTTTGCCGGAAATCACGTTATCTGGCGTGGGCACTGTTTTTTGATCAGATCAAACGGAAAACTTAAAGAGCTATAATCCTATCACTTTACAAGCTCACAACTTACCTCTATACTATTCAGTCACTTAAAATCATCCAAAGGCATGTACACCAGACAAATGACCAACTTTTTACGGGCCATAGGTCGAAGGACCATCGCGCAAGTACAAGAACTGGGCAACTGTGGCCAGTTTCTGGTCTACGCCCTGTACTCCATCCTGCGCCGCCCCGGGCGACCGGTACATATACTGAAGCAGGTCAGCTTCATTGGCGCGAAATCCCTGTTTGTAATTGTGTTGACAGCCGCGTTTACCGGCATGGTGCTAGGCTTGCAAGGCTACTATACGTTGACCAAATTCGGTTCTGAAGGGATGCTGGGCACCGCCGTGGCACTTTCCCTGATCCGCGAACTGGGGCCGGTTCTCTCGGCCCTGATGGTGACCGGCCGGGCCGGTTCGGCCATCACTGCTGAAATCGGCATCATGCGGATCAGTGAGCAGATTGACGCTCTGGAAACCATGGCGCTTGATCCATACAAGTATCTGATATCACCTAAATTTATTGCAGCCATGATCTCAATGCCGCTGCTCTGCGCTATTTTTGATGTGGTGGGCATCTACGGCGGCTGGATGGTGGGAGTCAAGCTGCTGGGAGTTAACCCCGGCGCTTACTTTAGTGAAATGTACAAGTCCGTTGAGTGGAAAGATGTCTACTCCGGCTTTGTAAAATCCTATTCTTTTGGCATCATTATCGCCTGGATCGGCTGTTACAAAGGGTATTACGCCGGACACGGTGCTGAAGGAGTCTCCAGGGCAACCACGGAATCGGTGGTGCTGACTTCAGTCCTGATCCTGGTCTGGGACTACTTCCTGACCTCAATACTGCTATGATCGAACTTATCAATGTCCATAAAAGTTTTGGCAGCCAGACCGTCCTGAACGGCCTGAACCTTACCATCCCTGCCGGCAGGATCACGGCCGTGATCGGCCCCAGCGGCGAAGGCAAGAGCGTTCTGCTGAAACATATGATCGGACTACTGCAGCCGGACCGGGGTGATGTACTGGTGGACGGCACGAGCATCGTGGGGCTGCGCCGTTCACAGCTCAACCAGGTGCGTGAAAAATTTGCCATGGTGTTCCAAAACGCAGCACTGTTTGACTCCATGACCGTCTACGAAAACGTCGCTTTCCCGCTGGAGGAGAAGACCAGTCTCAGCACAGGCGAAATAGCGGACCGGGTGGCCATAGCTTTACAAGAGGTCGGCCTGAAGAACGCCAACCACAAATACCCTGATGAGTTGTCAGGCGGCATGAAAAAGCGGGTCGGCCTGGCCAGGGCACTACTTTTGCAGCCACAGGTCGTGCTGTTTGATGAGCCGACCACCGGACTGGACCCGGTTATCCGGCGTGCCATTCACCAGCTGATCAAGGAAACCCAGCAGAAATTCGGGTTTACGGCGGTAATTGTCTCCCATGACATACCGGACATCTTTGACGTAGCACACCATATCGCCATGCTCTACCGTGGTGAGATTCTGCAGTTTGGCACACCTGATGAGATTCAAGCCTCCGATCATCCAGTGGTGCGCCAATTTATCAGCGGCAGCCTTGACGGCCCGATCAATAGCGGAGTTGCATAAATCATGAATAGCGCAAAACTGGAACTAATCGTCGGTATCTTCATGTTGATCGGCATCCTTTGCCTGGGATACCTCTCAATAAAACTGGGCAAGATGGAGCTGATTGGTGGCAACAACTATCGCATTTCGGCACGTTTTGACTCGGTTTCCGGCCTGAAACCCGGTGCACGGGTTGAACTGGCCGGGGTTGAAATCGGAACCGTTGAGCGGATCGGTCTTTCCAATGCCAGCGGGGATCAGGCTGAAGTAACCATGAAGATCAAAGACGGCATCAAGATTACCGACGATGTGATCGCCTCAGTCCGTACCAGCGGCATCATTGGCGACAAGTTTATCAAACTGAAACCGGGCGGTTCAGATCAGCTTTTGAAAAACGGCGGCAGAATTCGTGAAACCGAGTCTGCCATTGATATCGAAGAGCTGGTAAGCAAGTTCATTCACGGCAAGGTTGATTAGGAGCATATCGAGAGATGAAAGCGTTGGTCCGCGCAACATTAACAGCATTTTTTTTAAACGTCCTGATGGCCGGGACCACCCTGGCAGGCAGTCCCGGTCATACCACCCTGGTGCTGAATCTTGACAGCTGCATCAGCACTGCCCTGCAGGCAGCTCCCGAGATCGGTGAGGCCCAGGCTGATCTGGCATTAACCAGCAGCAAACTTGACGAGGCAAAAGCCTATCGCTACCCCCAGATCAATGTCATGTCACTTTTTGGTCCGGCACCGGGGGCCAAACGCGAGGACATCAGTCCCACAATCAATACCAACAAGAGCTTCAGCATCCGCGACCTGACCTGGTTTGCCAGCACCGATCTGGTGATTACGCAACCTCTCTGGACCTTTGGCAAAATCAGCGAGAACATGAAGGCCGCCACCCACGGTACCGAGGTAGACAAGTCAAAAAAGCAGCAAAAAGGAAACGAAGTCGCCCTTGAGGTCAAGAAGTACTACTACAGCGTACTGTTGGCCCGTGAGATGCAGACAGTTCTTGCCGAACTGCAACTCTACATGCTGCAGGGCAAAAAGAAGATTCAGGAACTGATTGACAACGAATCAGATTCCGGTGACCCGATGGACCTTTACAAGATTGATGCCTACTCAGGTGAGATAAATAAATATATGGAAGAGGCGCTAAAGGGTGAACGGCTGGCAACAGCCGCACTGAAGGCCCGCCTGGGGCTGGCCGACAACGTGGATGTCACCGTTGCCACAGAACGGCTTGAGCTGCCGGATGAGTCCCTCCCGGACTTAAACAGCGCCATTGAGAAGGCACGATTTCAGCGTCCCGAATTCAAGCAGCTTAAAGAGGGGATGGCCGCTCGTACGGCACTGGTTGAGGCAGCCAAGGCAAACTACTATCCCGACATCTTCCTGGCCGGCATGGCATCCTGGGCCTATGCCGACAACCGAGACCGGATAAAAAATCCCTATATCACCGACACCTTCAAGCACGCCTATGGCGGTGTGGCCCTGGGTCTGAAATGGCACCTTGATTTTGGCATCACCGCTGCCAAGGTGGCTGCCGAGCAGGCGCAGCTGAACCGGCTTGAAAGCACAAAGATGTACGCAGACAATTATATCCCGCTACAGGCCAAGAAAGCCTGGCTTGAGATGCAGGAAGCCCAGAAGAATGTCTCCATTACCCAGAATGCCTACCAGAGCGCCAAAAAATGGGGAGCGGCAGCGCTGGCCAATTTTGATTTCGGCATCGGTAATCCCCGTGACGTGTTTGATGCTGTTGGCATCTATGGCAAGATGAAAGCTGCCCACTACCAGTCTATCTTTGACTACAAGATGGCCAAGGCAAACCTCGAATATGCCCTGGGTGACCACCAGACAATTTCCCCCAAATAACCTTACGGCCCACAAGGAGTCTGATTATGCTAAAACGTGTTGTGCTGTTTACTGCCGTCTGCCTGCTGGCTGCCGCCACCGCATTTGCCACGGTTACCGACACTGTAAAAAAGACCGTTGACGATGTCATCCATATCGTGAGCGACAAGGAGTTAAAGAAGAAAAGCAACGAGCAGCGACGTCGGGCAGCAATCAAACGATCGATTGCCACAATTTTTGACAGCCAGGAAATGGCTAAACGCAGCCTGGGCAAGCACTGGAATCAGCGGACACCCGCTGAGCGCAAGCAGTTTGTTGACCTGTTTGCCACCCTGCTTGAAAACTCCTATGCCGGCAAGATTGAGTCCTACAACAACGAAAAGATTGTCTATACCAAGGAGACCCTTGACGGGGAGTATGCCGAGGTAAAATCAAAGGTCATCACCCCCAAACAGGATGAGTACACCCTTGATTACCGCCTTATGAAAAAAGACAACGGCACCTGGATGGTGTATGACGTGGTCATTGAAGGAGTCAGCCTGGTATCCAACTATCGCACCCAGTTTAACAAGATCATTTCCACAAACGGCTACCCTGAACTGGTCAAAAAGCTTCAGGCCAAGAGCAATGAACTCAAAATGTAACCACTTCATTTATCTTGACAGACCTTTTGCACTGTGTTACAGGGACGCAGCGATAAGTTTCGGACGTGACAGCAGTACTCACGAAGCACCCGCTGGATTGGCCTTGCTTGGCGACACTCCTGCAACAGCTCCGGAAACTTAGAGAACTTTTTTGATCCGGCGCTGTCCGGCAACACACGAAGGAGGAAGTAAAAGATGGCTCAAGGCAAGGTCAAGTGGTTTAACGACACCAAGGGGTTTGGCTTTATCGAGCAAGAAGGTGGCGAGGATGTTTTCGCACACTTTTCTGCGATTCAAAGCGAGGGCTTCAAGTCCCTGGCAGAGGGTGAGTCTGTAAGTTTTGACATTGTTCAGGGCCCGAAAGGTCTGCAGGCCGCAAACATTGTTAAACTGAAGTAAATTCCAGACACAAACCAACCGGAACGGCCCGTTGAGCATTCAACGGGCCGTTCTTTTTTTCTGCGGACCTTTTCTCTGTTGGTGGTGTTGCCGCTCACCGGATTGCTGCCCTTCATCAAGCAGCTTGAGCAAGTCGGCCCGTCCCAGTTCCTTTAACAGCTTAACCACGCGTTGTCGTTCTTCCGGCAGATGCCAGAGCAGGATTGATTTCTGCAAAATCTTTTCACGATCAGTTCTGGCAACAAAGACCGGCTTACCACTGTCCGGATCCATGCCGGTATAATACATACAGGTGGCAGCAGTCCCCGGAGTAGGGGTAAACTCCTGCACCTGCTCAACCTTGAGTTTCAAACGCTGCAACTCCTTCAGTAGCAGCACCATCTCATCCACACGGCAACCCGGGTGGCCTGACATCAGATACGGTACCACCGTCTGAACTTTACCTGCCTTGCGGCTTTCGTCCCTGAAACGCTCAAGAAACCGGATAAAGGCAGCCTTGCCCGGCTTGCGCATCAGCATGGTAACCTGATCCACCAGATGTTCCGGCGCCACCTTCAAAAGACCACCCACATGCTGTTCAATCAACGTCTTGCAATAGTCAGGCTGCAGCTCCAGCAGGTCATTCCGAATTCCGGAGGTAACGGTCAGGGTCCGCACCCCGGCTGAGCCGGATGCCTTGCCTAGTAATTGCACTGCCGAACGATCATCAGCCTTCAGACTTGGACAGGGCCTGGGATGCAGACAACTGGGCCGCCTGCAACGATGTCCGCCATCTGGCGCACCACAGCCGGTACCGTACATATTGGCTGTCGGACCGCCCAGATCGCTGATCGTGCCACGAAACCAGGGCTTTTTGACCAACAGTTGCAGTTCAGCACTCACTGAGGCCATGGAGCGTGATTGGATGAATTTACCCTGATGTGAGCTGATGGCGCAAAAGGAACAACCACCATAGCACCCCCGATGGCTGGTCAGCGATGTCTTAATCTGCTCAAAGGCCGGAATAGTCTCACGATAGGACGGATGTGGCTCACGACTGAAGGGCAGGGCATAGACGGCATCAAGCTCTGCGGTTACCAGGGGTAGCGCGGGCGGATTACAGACCACAAGACGTTCAGCATGGCCCTGCACCAAAGCTTTAGCACAATAGGGGTTCTGCTCATGCTCCGCCTGACGAAATGCCTCCAGGTATGTCTCTTTAGAGCTGCCAACCTGCTCAAAAGAAGGAAGCAGTACTGCATCTTCAGGAGGTTGTCTGGTAATAAAGGCCGTGCCACGCAGGTCTCGAATCTGCTCAAGCGCTTCTCCGGCCTTCATCCGTCTGGCAAGTTCAAGCAGTGATTGTTCAGCCATGCCATACACCAGCAGGTCGGCCTTGGCATCCAGCAGAATTGAACGCCGCACCTTGTCGTCCCAGTAGTCATAATGGGCAAGACGACGGAGTGACGCCTCATTACCACCCAGCACCACCGGCACATCCCGGTATGCCTCCTTAAGGCGGGAGGTATAGATCAATGCTGCACGGTTGGGGCGAGCACCATGCTTGCCGCCCGGTGTGTAGGCATCATCATGACGCAGTTTTTTTCGAGGCGTATAATGTGCCACCATCGAATCCATGGCGCCTGCCGACACGCCAAAGAACAGGCGGGGGCGCCCCAGGGCCATGAACGCCTCTTTGGAGCGCCAGTCAGGCTGCGCAATGATGCCAACCCTGAAGCCATGCGCCTCCAGCCAGCGCCCCAGAAGAGGCACACCAAAGGCCGGGTGGTCAATATAGGCATCGCCGGTTACCAGAATGATGTCCAGCTCATGCCAGCCCCGACCACGGGCCTCATCAAGAGTTATAGGCAGATGACGGCTCACGGGAAGATCGCAAGCCCTTCCAGACCGCTGGTTTCCGGGAAACCGCAGATCAGATTCATGTTCTGGATTGCTTGCCCGGATGCCCCCTTGACCAGGTTGTCAATGGCTGAGACCACCACAATCCGGTTGGTTCGGCTATCCAGAGTTATGCCAATATCACAGAAGTTTGATCCCCGCACAAAGGCAGTGGAAGGAAACTGCCCCTTGGGTAGCGGACGCACAAACGGTTCATCCTTGTAGGTATCAGCATAGAGCGACACCAGTTCTTCGGTCGTCACCGGCCTGTTGGGGGTGGCATAGATGGTAGAGAGTATCCCACGATCCATCGGCACCAGATGTGGGGTGAAAGTAATGGTGACCGGCTGCCCTGCCAGCTCCGACAGCTCCTGTTCAATCTCGGGGGTATGGCGGTGCGCGCCACCCACACCATAGGCCTTGAAGGAGTCATTAACCTCACAGTAGAGCGAATCCACCTTGGCACTCCGGCCGGCGCCACTGGTGCCGGATTTGGAATCGGCAATAATAGCGGTGATATCGATCAGGGCATTTTCCAGCAACGGCTTCAGGCCCAGGATCACACTGGTGGGATAGCAGCCGGGATTCGCCACCAGCCGCGCCTTCCTGATGGTCTCACGACGTAGCTCGGGCAGACCGAAGACCGCCTCAGGCAGCAGTTCCGGGTTCAGGTGCGGCTCATACCATGCACCGTAGACCGCTGGATCATGCAGCCGGTAATCGGCCGAAAGATCAACCACCTTCTTACCTGCTGCCAGAAAGTCAGGCACCACCTTCATGGCAGCCTGGTGCGGCAGGGCGGTAAAGATCAGATCAGCCCTGGCAGCAATAGCGGACGGATTCAATGGCTCCAGAACCAGATCACAACGTCCCCGCAGGGTCGGAAAGATATCAGAGATCCGTTTACCGGCACTCTGCTCAGAGGTAACGCAACTGATTACCACCCCAGGATGACGATCAAGCAGACGGATCAGCTCAAGGCCGGTGTATCCACTGGCTCCGACAATCGCAACATTCAGCATGGCACTAATCTCCCTGTTCAGAAACATGTGATGCCTCAGCAACGGGCACCGGTTCAATCACATACAGCTCATACAGGATGGCCAGCAGTAACGGACCAAAGATGGCCCCCAACACGCCAAAGGCTGCCAGCCCACCCAGTGCACCGATCATAATCGGCAGGATCGGCAGAGTGACCCGGCTACTCATAAAGATCGGCTTAACCACATTATCCGACATACCTACAGCAAGAAAGCCCCACAGAATCATAATAACCGCCTTGACCGCTGACCCCTGCAGATAGAGGTACAACGCCGCAGGCAACCAGATCAGGGCGGTACCCACCACGGGAATCAGTCCGCCAATGGCAGTCAGTACAGCCAGCAACAGCGGCGAAGGAACACCGAACAGCAGATAGGCAGCCCCGGCCAAGATCCCCTGCACCAGACAGGTCAACAGGGTGCCAAAGATAAACCCGGACAGCACATCCCTGACCACCTGGGACAGCTTTTCCTGCAGACTCTCCTCAAGCGGCAGCATCCTGTTCAACCAGAGCAGCACTCGTTCTCCGTCAAGATAGACAAAAAACAGGATAAACAGCATGAAGACCATATCCATTAGAAAGCTGAACGAATTGGCCAGGAGAGAAGTCAGAAAACCGAGCAGCTTTGCCAATCCCTCTTTTGAGTTGGCCATGACGCTGTCAGTCAGACTGAAGCTGCTACCGCCGACCAGCGTCTTGAATTTATCCACATAGGGCGCCCATTGAGGTTGTCCAGCCCACTGCTGAAGCAGCTTTTCTGCACCACCACTACTCACGGAGCTGCTGACAAACTGATAGGCCTGGGCAACCTCCTGCGCCAGTACGGAGACCAGACTGACGACCGGCAAGACAAAGACCAGCATCACTGCCAGGGTCATCAGGGCTGCAGACCAGGCCTCCCGCTGCTTCAAGAGATCGAGCAGACGAAGGTACGCAGGATAGGTGATGATACCGATAATCAAGGCCCAGGCGATCGGCGCCAGAAACGGCAGGAAGATCTTGCCCAACAGATAGACACCAAGCAGGATCAAGGTAAAGACAAGCAATGTCTTCAACAGGGTACGGTCCATGGTGACCTCTCAGACAGGTGCAATACAAAAGGGGAAGACCCTTGCGGATCTCCCCCCGTGTAGCACACTTTGCAGTGTATGACCAGTATCCGGATTAACGCTTGGAGAACTGGAAGCGGGCGCGGGCTGCCTTGCGACCGTACTTCTTACGCTCCTTGACCCGTGAATCGCGGGTAATGAAACCGGCCTTTTTCAGGTTGGCACGCAGTTCCGGATCTGCCTCAAGCAGTGCCTTGGTAATGCCATGCTTGATGGCACCGGCCTGACCGGAGTCTCCGCCACCGCAGACATTGACAAAAACATCAAACTTGCCGACATTTTCAGTCAGTTCCAAAGGTTGACGAACAACCATTTTTGAGGTCTCACGACCAAAGTACTCGTCAAGGGTCTTATTGTTAACCACGATGCGACCAGCGCCGGGCTTAAGCCACACGCGGGCTACGGAACTCTTTCTTTTACCTGTGCCGTAGAAGCTGACTGCTGCCATAACTTTATCTCCTCAAATGTAAAACGTGTATAATCTGAAACGGTTACAGAGACAGCTGAGCAGGCTGCTGCGCCTCATGGGGGTGAGCGCCGCCACTGTACACCTTGAGCTTCTTCAGCATGTGACGGGCCAGCTTGTTCTTCGGTAACATACCCTTGACAGCCTTACGGATTAACTCCTCAGGCTTCTTTGAGAGCATCGCAGCAGCAGTAGAAGACTTGATTCCACCCGGAAAACCACTGTGGCTGTAGTAAACCTTGTCAGCCATCTTGTTACCGGTCAGTGCGATCTTCTCAGCATTCACAATCACAACAAAATCGCCGGTATCAACACTGGGTGTGTACATCGGCTTATGCTTGCCCCGCAGCACGTTGGCGACCTGGGTTGCCAGACGGCCAAGCACGACGTTTTCAGCATCCACCACAAACCACTGGTGGTTGACAGTCTCTTTTTTTGCTACTTCTGTTCTCATTACGAACCTCACACCGGTCTCGGCGGGATTTCACCAGCCGTAGCACCGCCTTAGTTTTACGAAGAGGTGTACCATACGTGAGCCCCCAAGGGCTGTCAAGCAAATTTTTTTACCCCCACCCCGAACGGAGTTGCCAGCTGACCGGAATATGTGGTAGAGAAGCAGTGCTTTTACCATCGTTTTTACAAGGAATCAACCGATGAGTATCAATCAGCACGAGATAGAACATGTGGCAAAACTTGCCCGGCTTACGCTGCGGGATGATGAAAAACAGCTCTTCACCGGCCAGATGGAGGCGATCCTGGCCTATGTTGAGACCCTGAACGAGCTGAATACCGACGACATAGCCCCCACCTCCCATGCCGTACCGATGGAGAACGCCTTCCGTCCAGACTGCGTGGCCCCGTCCATTGGCCACGACCGCGCCCTGGCCAATGCCCCTGACAAGAACGAGACCTACTTCCGGGTCCCCCCGGTCATAGAATAGAAGAGCATACCCATGGAACTTTACGAACAGACCATCCATAATCTGCAGACTCAGTTACAGGCACGCCAGGTTTCCTCGGTTGAGATCACCAATTCTTTTTTGGACCGGATTGAATCCACCGACCAGTCCATCAATGCCTTTATCACCGTCACTAAAGAGCAGGCATTGCTTGATGCAGCGGCAGCAGACCAGCGGATTGCAGCCGGCAATTGCGCCCCCCTGACCGGCATCCCGGTGGCCCTGAAGGATATCTTCCTGACGGAAGGGGTACGCACCACCAGTGCCTCAAAGATGCTGGACAACTTCATCGCCCCCTATGACGCCACCGCCTGGACCAGAATGAAGTCCCAGGGCGCCGTACTGCTGGGCAAACTGAATCAGGATGAGTTCGCCATGGGCTCGTCCTGCGAAAACAGCGCCTTTGGCCCGACCCGCAACCCCTGGAACAAAGACCACATCCCGGGCGGCTCATCCGGCGGATCTGCTGCAGCCATTGCAGCTCAACAGGCTGTGGCCACCCTGGGCACCGACACCGGCGGTTCCATCCGCCAGCCCGCCTCACATTGCGGCTGCGTCGGCCTCAAGCCCACCTATGGCCGGGTCTCCCGCTACGGTGTAATCGCCTATGCCTCTTCGCTGGATCAGGTCGGTCCCATGACCCGCGATGTAACCGATGCTGCCCTGCTGCTGGGAGTCATTGCCGGATACGACCCCAAAGACTCCACCAGTGTGGACTGCCCGGTGCCGGACTACACGGCAGCACTGCAACAGGGAGTCAAAGGGCTCACAATCGGCCTGCCCAAAGAGTACTTTATCGACGGGCTTGATGCTGATGTGCAGCAGGCCATGGAGCAGGCTATAGCGGTCTATCGCCAGCTTGGGGCTGAATTTGTTGAGGTCTCGCTGCCCCACACCAATTATGCCGTGGCAACCTACTACCTGATTGCCACCGCTGAAGCCAGTTCCAACCTGGCCCGCTATGAAGGTGTTCGCTTTGGCCATCGGGCCAAGGACACTGCCGGTTTGATTGATCTGATGATGCAGTCCCGCTCGGAAGGATTTGGAGCCGAGGTCAAACGCCGCATCATGCTGGGCACCTACGCCCTCTCCTCCGGCTACTATGATGCCTACTACATCAAGGCCCAGAAGGTGCGCACCCTGATCCAGCAGGATTTCAACGAGGCATTCAGGTCGGTTGATCTGCTGCTGACTCCGGTGGCCCCCACCCCTGCCTTCAGGATCGGTGAAAAGACCGCTGACCCGCTGCAGATGTACCTGTCCGACATCTTCACTATCCCGGTCAACCTGGCCGGTATCTGCGGCATCTCGGTTCCGGCCGGCATCAGCAGTAACGGCCTGCCGATCGGCCTGCAACTGCTGGGACGCCCCTTTGGC
Above is a window of Trichlorobacter lovleyi SZ DNA encoding:
- the rplM gene encoding 50S ribosomal protein L13 codes for the protein MRTEVAKKETVNHQWFVVDAENVVLGRLATQVANVLRGKHKPMYTPSVDTGDFVVIVNAEKIALTGNKMADKVYYSHSGFPGGIKSSTAAAMLSKKPEELIRKAVKGMLPKNKLARHMLKKLKVYSGGAHPHEAQQPAQLSL
- the gatA gene encoding Asp-tRNA(Asn)/Glu-tRNA(Gln) amidotransferase subunit GatA — encoded protein: MELYEQTIHNLQTQLQARQVSSVEITNSFLDRIESTDQSINAFITVTKEQALLDAAAADQRIAAGNCAPLTGIPVALKDIFLTEGVRTTSASKMLDNFIAPYDATAWTRMKSQGAVLLGKLNQDEFAMGSSCENSAFGPTRNPWNKDHIPGGSSGGSAAAIAAQQAVATLGTDTGGSIRQPASHCGCVGLKPTYGRVSRYGVIAYASSLDQVGPMTRDVTDAALLLGVIAGYDPKDSTSVDCPVPDYTAALQQGVKGLTIGLPKEYFIDGLDADVQQAMEQAIAVYRQLGAEFVEVSLPHTNYAVATYYLIATAEASSNLARYEGVRFGHRAKDTAGLIDLMMQSRSEGFGAEVKRRIMLGTYALSSGYYDAYYIKAQKVRTLIQQDFNEAFRSVDLLLTPVAPTPAFRIGEKTADPLQMYLSDIFTIPVNLAGICGISVPAGISSNGLPIGLQLLGRPFGEETILRAAFDFEQATQWHTKKAAL
- the gatC gene encoding Asp-tRNA(Asn)/Glu-tRNA(Gln) amidotransferase subunit GatC: MSINQHEIEHVAKLARLTLRDDEKQLFTGQMEAILAYVETLNELNTDDIAPTSHAVPMENAFRPDCVAPSIGHDRALANAPDKNETYFRVPPVIE
- the rpsI gene encoding 30S ribosomal protein S9, with protein sequence MAAVSFYGTGKRKSSVARVWLKPGAGRIVVNNKTLDEYFGRETSKMVVRQPLELTENVGKFDVFVNVCGGGDSGQAGAIKHGITKALLEADPELRANLKKAGFITRDSRVKERKKYGRKAARARFQFSKR